From Pseudomonas vanderleydeniana, the proteins below share one genomic window:
- a CDS encoding ABC transporter ATP-binding protein produces MSVAEPILQVRDISLSFKGVKAINQLSFEVRRGEICALIGPNGAGKSSLLNLLNGVYRFDSGEIVFERQRFRRIDPLDAARRGIGRTFQNNALFKKMSVLDNLLTGLSRYQHSHFLEQALGLPRARREAEVFRRKAQQVLQLLELQALRDVPVGNLSYGLQKRVELGRALIAGPTLLLLDEPMAGMNAEEKQEMARFIAGVNRDLGTTVVLIEHDMGVVMGLSDHVVVLDYGRKVGDGTPAEVQANPEVVAAYLGAVH; encoded by the coding sequence ATGAGTGTGGCCGAGCCGATTTTGCAGGTGCGGGACATATCCCTGTCGTTCAAGGGCGTGAAAGCCATCAACCAACTGTCGTTCGAGGTCCGCCGTGGCGAGATCTGCGCGCTGATCGGGCCCAACGGCGCCGGCAAGAGTTCGCTGCTCAACCTACTGAACGGTGTCTACCGCTTCGACAGCGGCGAGATCGTCTTCGAGCGGCAGCGCTTTCGCCGTATCGATCCGCTGGACGCCGCGCGCCGTGGCATTGGCCGCACCTTCCAGAACAACGCGCTGTTCAAGAAGATGAGCGTGCTCGACAACCTGCTCACCGGGCTGTCGCGCTACCAGCACAGCCACTTTCTCGAACAGGCCCTGGGCCTGCCACGGGCGCGGCGCGAGGCCGAGGTGTTTCGGCGCAAGGCCCAGCAGGTCCTGCAACTGCTTGAACTGCAGGCCTTGCGTGATGTGCCAGTGGGCAACCTGTCCTACGGCCTGCAAAAGCGTGTCGAGCTGGGCAGGGCATTGATCGCCGGGCCAACCCTGTTGCTGCTGGACGAGCCGATGGCTGGGATGAACGCCGAGGAGAAGCAGGAAATGGCCCGGTTCATCGCCGGCGTCAATCGCGACCTCGGCACCACCGTGGTGCTGATCGAACACGACATGGGCGTGGTGATGGGCCTGTCCGACCACGTGGTGGTGCTTGACTACGGGCGCAAGGTCGGCGACGGCACGCCGGCCGAGGTGCAGGCCAACCCGGAAGTGGTCGCGGCCTACCTGGGAGCGGTGCACTGA
- a CDS encoding branched-chain amino acid ABC transporter permease: MAFFLETLIGGLLAGTLYSLVAIGFVLIYKASGVFNFAQGSMLLFAALTFVSLHEQGVPFALALLLTVVVMVIGALLIERLVLRPLVNRSQITLFMATLGLSFIIEGLAQGLMGSQVRALDLGIDDIPLFVHGVMLSQFDLIAAATAVVLVVVLALLFNKTRIGISLRAVADDTQAALSIGIHLNRIWQIVWAVAGVVGLVAGLLWGARQGVQFSLSLVVLKALPVLIIGGFTSIGGAIVGGLIVGAAENLAEVYIGPLIGGGITPWFAYVLALVFLYIRPAGLFGERAIERV; the protein is encoded by the coding sequence ATGGCCTTCTTCCTGGAAACCCTGATCGGCGGCCTGCTCGCCGGCACCCTGTATTCGCTGGTCGCCATTGGCTTCGTGCTGATCTACAAGGCCAGCGGCGTGTTCAACTTCGCCCAGGGCTCGATGCTGCTGTTTGCCGCGCTGACCTTCGTTAGCCTGCACGAGCAGGGCGTGCCCTTCGCCTTGGCGCTGCTGCTGACCGTGGTGGTGATGGTGATCGGCGCGCTGCTGATCGAGCGCCTGGTGCTGCGGCCGCTGGTCAACCGTTCGCAGATCACCCTGTTCATGGCCACCCTCGGCCTGTCGTTCATCATTGAGGGCCTGGCCCAGGGCTTGATGGGCTCCCAGGTGCGGGCATTGGACCTGGGCATCGACGATATACCGCTGTTCGTCCACGGCGTGATGCTCAGCCAGTTCGACCTGATCGCTGCCGCCACAGCCGTGGTGCTGGTCGTCGTGCTGGCGCTGCTGTTCAACAAGACCCGCATCGGCATCTCGCTGCGCGCGGTGGCCGATGACACCCAGGCGGCACTGTCGATCGGCATCCACCTCAACCGTATCTGGCAGATCGTCTGGGCGGTGGCCGGTGTCGTTGGCCTGGTCGCGGGGCTGCTCTGGGGCGCGCGCCAGGGCGTGCAGTTTTCGCTGTCGCTGGTGGTGCTCAAGGCGCTACCGGTGCTGATCATCGGCGGTTTCACCTCGATCGGCGGAGCCATCGTCGGCGGTCTGATCGTCGGCGCCGCCGAGAACCTTGCCGAGGTCTATATCGGCCCGCTGATCGGCGGCGGCATCACCCCCTGGTTCGCCTATGTCCTGGCGCTGGTCTTCCTTTACATCCGCCCGGCCGGCCTGTTCGGCGAGCGGGCCATCGAGCGAGTCTGA
- a CDS encoding branched-chain amino acid ABC transporter permease — protein sequence MSVPVITETAPWVLVQRRLPWTLVGLLVLAFGVVPLVGNDYWLSAILIPFLVLSLAGLGLNLLTGYAGQTSVGAAGFMAVGAFATYGFLLRLPELGLPLALLGGGVISALVGLLFGLPSSRIKGFYLMVTTLAAQFFLEWLFVKFPWFYNYGSSGTISAPSLSLFGHDLNTPLGRYLLTLVTVLLLTWTARNLVNSQTGRNWMAIRDMDTAAAVIGIPVARYKRLAFAVSSFYLGIAGALWAFAYLGTASAGSFDINRSFQILFIIIIGGMGSIAGNFIGAAFISLLPILLSHLGQALLGGAVDAGQLQNLQKIIFGVLIILFLVKEPEGLIRLLGNTRERLRHWPLRF from the coding sequence ATGTCTGTTCCTGTCATCACTGAAACGGCACCCTGGGTGCTGGTCCAGCGGCGCCTGCCGTGGACCCTGGTCGGCCTGCTGGTGCTGGCCTTCGGCGTGGTCCCGCTGGTGGGCAACGACTACTGGCTCAGCGCGATCCTGATTCCATTCCTGGTGCTGTCCCTGGCGGGCCTGGGGCTCAACCTGCTGACCGGCTACGCTGGGCAGACTTCGGTCGGCGCGGCGGGCTTCATGGCAGTGGGGGCCTTTGCCACCTACGGCTTCCTGTTGCGCCTGCCGGAACTGGGCCTGCCCCTGGCGCTGCTCGGCGGCGGGGTGATCAGTGCGCTGGTGGGGCTGCTGTTCGGCCTGCCCAGCTCGCGGATCAAGGGCTTCTACCTGATGGTCACCACCCTGGCGGCGCAGTTCTTCCTGGAGTGGCTGTTCGTCAAGTTTCCCTGGTTCTACAACTACGGCTCCTCCGGGACCATCTCCGCGCCGAGCCTGAGCCTGTTCGGCCACGACCTGAACACGCCGCTGGGGCGCTACCTGCTGACGCTGGTCACGGTGCTGTTGCTGACCTGGACCGCGCGCAACCTGGTGAACAGCCAGACCGGGCGCAACTGGATGGCGATCCGCGACATGGACACCGCCGCGGCAGTGATCGGCATCCCGGTGGCGCGCTACAAGCGCCTGGCGTTCGCCGTCAGTTCGTTCTACCTCGGCATCGCCGGGGCGCTGTGGGCCTTCGCCTACCTGGGCACGGCCAGCGCCGGCAGCTTCGATATCAACCGCTCATTCCAGATCCTGTTCATCATCATTATCGGCGGCATGGGCAGCATCGCCGGCAACTTCATCGGCGCGGCCTTTATCAGCCTGTTGCCGATCCTGCTCAGCCACCTCGGCCAGGCCCTGCTGGGCGGCGCGGTGGACGCCGGGCAGTTGCAGAACCTGCAGAAAATCATCTTCGGCGTGCTGATCATCCTGTTCCTGGTCAAGGAGCCGGAAGGGCTGATCCGCCTGCTGGGCAATACCCGTGAACGGCTGCGCCACTGGCCGTTGCGCTTCTGA
- a CDS encoding ABC transporter substrate-binding protein, protein MRALFKRSLTATALALTLLGAAAPLAQASPDQQFFPLATYRVGAYASSGVQVWAGMIDYLNYINEVEGGINGVKLVWQECETEWTAEKGIECYERFKNGLDGAPVAVYQPNGAPAAYALSERAEVDKIPLITLGYGRTEATDGKVFPYNFPVMLTFYSEASTLVNYIAQREGGFDKLKGKKIATVYHDSAYGRETLGPLKLLAEKYGFENIQIPVADPGNEQSAQWRQVRQLNPDWVFLRTWGVSTPVAVKTAARFGFPVDHIVGDIWASSSEDVLPAGAAAKGYLALTPYPAGSDFEIHKRLKQYILDKGKSDLKDLSNFGSVYYNSGLVNAAIAVEAIRTGQGKFGKRPLHGEEGRWGLEHLDIDDTRLKAMGFYGLMQNLKLSCSDHEGGGSARVQQWDGAHWSLVSDWIAADRTLLRPLIDEKSAAFAKEKNLTPRTCAAGE, encoded by the coding sequence ATGCGTGCACTTTTCAAACGTTCACTGACCGCCACCGCCCTGGCCCTGACCCTCCTCGGCGCGGCGGCGCCCCTGGCCCAGGCCTCGCCGGACCAGCAGTTCTTCCCACTGGCCACCTACCGGGTCGGCGCCTACGCCTCCAGCGGCGTGCAGGTGTGGGCCGGGATGATCGACTACCTCAACTACATCAACGAGGTCGAGGGCGGCATCAACGGCGTCAAACTGGTGTGGCAGGAATGCGAGACCGAATGGACGGCCGAGAAGGGCATCGAGTGCTACGAGCGCTTCAAGAACGGCCTGGATGGCGCGCCGGTGGCGGTCTACCAGCCCAACGGCGCGCCGGCGGCCTATGCCCTCAGCGAGCGCGCGGAGGTCGACAAGATCCCGCTGATCACCCTCGGCTACGGCCGTACCGAAGCCACCGACGGCAAGGTCTTCCCCTACAACTTCCCGGTAATGCTGACCTTCTACAGCGAAGCCTCGACCCTGGTGAACTACATCGCCCAGCGCGAAGGCGGCTTCGACAAGCTCAAGGGCAAGAAGATCGCTACCGTCTACCACGACTCGGCCTACGGTCGTGAGACCCTTGGCCCGTTGAAGCTGCTGGCCGAGAAGTACGGTTTCGAGAACATCCAGATTCCGGTCGCCGACCCGGGCAACGAGCAGTCGGCGCAATGGCGCCAGGTCCGTCAGCTCAATCCGGACTGGGTGTTCCTGCGCACCTGGGGCGTCTCGACCCCGGTGGCGGTCAAGACCGCTGCGCGCTTCGGCTTCCCGGTCGACCATATCGTCGGCGACATCTGGGCCAGCTCCAGCGAAGACGTGCTACCGGCCGGCGCCGCAGCCAAGGGCTACCTGGCTCTGACACCGTACCCGGCGGGAAGCGACTTCGAGATCCACAAGCGCCTCAAGCAATACATCCTCGACAAGGGCAAGAGCGACCTCAAGGACCTGAGCAATTTCGGCAGCGTCTACTACAACTCCGGCCTGGTGAACGCCGCCATCGCCGTGGAAGCGATTCGCACCGGCCAGGGCAAGTTCGGCAAGCGGCCGCTGCACGGTGAGGAAGGCCGTTGGGGCCTGGAGCATCTGGACATCGACGACACACGGCTCAAGGCCATGGGCTTCTACGGGCTGATGCAGAACCTCAAGCTGTCCTGCAGCGACCACGAGGGTGGCGGCTCGGCCCGGGTGCAGCAATGGGATGGCGCGCACTGGAGCCTGGTCAGCGACTGGATCGCCGCCGACCGCACGTTGCTGCGCCCCTTGATCGACGAGAAGTCGGCGGCCTTCGCCAAGGAAAAGAACCTGACCCCGCGCACCTGCGCGGCAGGCGAGTGA